Proteins from a single region of Carettochelys insculpta isolate YL-2023 chromosome 17, ASM3395843v1, whole genome shotgun sequence:
- the LOC142022290 gene encoding eppin-like: MTPAGLVLLGALLVLWAQLPPAPGEGPSVEHGKPGYCYKVAPLGNIFDGEKCASCLENNCSTCWTDNDCPGTTKCCPDECGYTCQMAVTDLCCLPPVCGFCKARFRRFFYNLSSQACQEFVYGGCGGNMNNFETREECQKACGHLGIA, translated from the exons ATGACGCCAGCAGGCCTGGTGCTCCTCGGGGCCCTGCTTGTGCTGTGGGcacagctgcccccagcgccTGGCGAAGGCCCAAGCGTGGAGCACG GCAAGCCTGGGTACTGCTACAAGGTGGCCCCGCTGGGGAACATCTTCGATGGGGAGAAGTGTGCCAGCTGCCTGGAGAACAACTGTTCCACCTGCTGGACTGACAACGACTGCCCCGGCACCACCAAGTGCTGCCCAGACGAGTGCGGCTACACCTGCCAGATGGCAGTGACAG ATCTCTGCTGCCTGCCGCCTGTGTGTGGGTTTTGCAAAGCCCGGTTCCGGCGCTTCTTCTACAACCTGTCCAGCCAGGCCTGCCAGGAGTTCGTGTACGGCGGCTGCGGCGGCAACATGAACAACTTTGAGACAAGGGAGGAGTGTCAGAAGGCCTGCGGACACCTCG GCATTGCCTAG